From one Cyanobacterium stanieri PCC 7202 genomic stretch:
- a CDS encoding hypothetical protein (PFAM: Dynamin family~KEGG: cyp:PCC8801_2227 hypothetical protein~SPTR: Putative uncharacterized protein): MEKPQSPDIQAQLNHARENLQKLGNAVSELVNLSPDVFSDEAIKTRLDDFQQAYEEATQRLANPSFRIATIGTTSSGKSTIVNALMGRRIAPMEAGEMSGGVLTLKHSDDRTLVIEATENAVWETGQWTNINDQQLYDRIQIAMHSYHEARKKKEYIAPQITAHIPLLPACDANLSGLPEGINVEFLDLPGLKSVQDKTNLAILQPLVGKAFSLVALDYMQVDEQHRQKLLTELKKVVEYLQGRTDSMIFILNRVDQLGSEDKPLDERLQQLKTEIQEQLNLPSLPDIIPFNARLLYYAQCAWGTNPLHTSSDVTPEVRSRLVESLLCDCANIIKEKVKGDRNLRNWFRQLEDDIEDNYPIDDEKIRQLLNYALKWSGGEELWKCIRLRLNKSFSKLVISPIFIDVFQNYKSFSQMLNSLILTRKICSQDQIKKEKTKIVSILKNLEESIEEIKKNFHEEIQQIIDILKSTERFRDISAKKNHRQEVLMVFDTVKDIEKDLNKLILIVQDAFKNNSASYYLKDQLTEFISPSLAEDVSRQYNNVSSRLSKFSHQSGTLVKKVEADNKSAIQEFERDEKCVRLLYHTMREALTARGEYCLQGQAKLFENFVKSFFNNQLLQLRDFLYDDDLSEINLDDAIFAELEKKISQKPPILPEKFFEFSATIKQSNKKETKVVGKGTRSEHYTVTEYEKYDYYEQQSCFQPPKKKVGSKPVKKTKTRNIQYDITKDIQYKELYLPSPEKMGEQWASGIEKGKDKLWDILRNWILEYLDNSYVLFQESVKDIAHLADRALEKQLHIIEKNFDQEREFWQNFEFTKDQVNSIFEELQKSLD, from the coding sequence ATGGAAAAACCACAATCCCCAGATATTCAGGCACAACTCAACCACGCTAGAGAGAATCTACAAAAGTTAGGTAATGCCGTATCCGAATTAGTTAACCTCTCCCCTGATGTTTTCAGTGATGAAGCCATAAAAACTCGTTTAGACGACTTTCAACAAGCCTACGAAGAAGCCACCCAACGCCTTGCTAATCCATCCTTTCGCATTGCCACCATCGGCACTACTTCTTCGGGAAAATCTACCATCGTTAATGCCTTAATGGGGCGTAGAATTGCCCCTATGGAAGCAGGAGAAATGAGTGGCGGTGTCTTAACCTTAAAGCATTCTGATGATCGCACCTTAGTCATTGAAGCCACAGAAAACGCCGTCTGGGAAACAGGACAATGGACTAATATAAATGATCAACAGCTTTATGATCGCATCCAAATAGCTATGCACAGCTATCATGAAGCAAGGAAAAAGAAAGAATATATCGCCCCTCAAATCACCGCCCATATTCCTTTACTCCCTGCCTGTGATGCTAATTTATCGGGATTACCAGAGGGGATTAATGTTGAGTTTTTGGACTTACCCGGACTTAAATCGGTACAGGATAAAACAAATTTAGCTATTCTTCAGCCATTGGTGGGTAAGGCTTTTAGTTTAGTTGCCCTAGATTATATGCAGGTAGATGAGCAACATCGCCAAAAATTATTAACGGAATTAAAAAAAGTCGTTGAATATCTACAAGGGCGCACGGATTCCATGATCTTTATTTTAAACCGAGTTGATCAACTGGGTTCGGAGGATAAGCCCCTTGATGAGCGTTTACAACAGTTAAAAACGGAAATACAAGAGCAGTTAAATCTTCCATCTTTGCCTGATATTATCCCTTTCAATGCCCGTCTTTTATATTATGCTCAATGTGCATGGGGTACAAATCCTTTACATACTAGCTCTGATGTGACTCCAGAAGTGCGATCGAGGTTAGTGGAATCTTTACTTTGTGATTGTGCCAATATTATCAAGGAAAAGGTTAAGGGCGATCGCAATTTGAGAAATTGGTTTAGACAATTAGAAGATGATATAGAAGATAATTACCCCATTGATGACGAAAAAATCAGGCAACTGTTAAACTATGCCCTTAAATGGAGTGGCGGAGAAGAATTATGGAAATGTATTAGATTAAGACTAAATAAATCTTTCTCCAAATTAGTTATATCACCTATTTTTATCGATGTTTTTCAAAACTATAAATCATTTTCACAAATGTTAAATAGTTTGATTCTAACTCGTAAAATATGTAGTCAAGATCAGATAAAAAAAGAAAAAACCAAAATAGTGAGTATTCTGAAAAATTTAGAGGAATCAATAGAAGAAATAAAAAAGAACTTTCATGAAGAAATACAACAGATAATAGACATTTTAAAAAGTACGGAGCGTTTTCGAGATATATCGGCAAAAAAAAATCATCGCCAAGAAGTTTTGATGGTTTTTGATACAGTAAAAGATATAGAAAAGGATTTAAATAAATTAATATTAATTGTACAAGATGCTTTTAAAAATAATTCTGCATCTTATTATCTTAAAGATCAATTAACAGAATTTATTTCTCCATCATTAGCAGAAGATGTTTCTCGACAATATAATAATGTGAGTAGCAGATTAAGTAAATTTTCACATCAATCCGGTACTTTAGTAAAAAAAGTTGAAGCTGATAATAAATCGGCAATTCAAGAATTTGAACGGGATGAAAAATGTGTAAGATTGCTTTATCACACGATGAGAGAAGCATTGACAGCAAGAGGAGAATATTGTTTACAAGGACAAGCTAAACTTTTTGAAAATTTTGTTAAATCTTTTTTCAATAATCAACTTTTGCAATTAAGAGATTTTTTATATGATGATGATTTATCTGAGATTAATTTAGATGATGCTATTTTTGCAGAATTAGAGAAAAAAATTAGTCAAAAACCTCCTATTTTGCCTGAAAAGTTTTTTGAATTTTCTGCCACAATTAAACAATCAAATAAAAAGGAAACTAAAGTAGTTGGTAAAGGTACAAGATCAGAACATTATACTGTGACAGAATATGAAAAATATGATTATTACGAACAGCAATCATGTTTTCAACCACCTAAGAAAAAAGTCGGCTCAAAACCTGTAAAAAAAACAAAAACTAGGAATATACAATATGATATAACTAAAGATATTCAATATAAAGAACTTTATCTTCCTTCACCCGAAAAAATGGGTGAGCAATGGGCGAGTGGGATTGAAAAAGGAAAAGACAAACTATGGGATATTTTAAGAAATTGGATTCTTGAATATTTAGATAATTCTTATGTGCTTTTTCAAGAATCTGTTAAAGATATTGCTCATTTAGCAGATAGAGCTTTAGAAAAACAATTACATATTATCGAAAAAAATTTTGATCAAGAAAGAGAATTTTGGCAGAATTTTGAGTTTACTAAAGATCAAGTAAATTCAATTTTTGAAGAATTACAAAAAAGTTTGGACTAA
- a CDS encoding riboflavin synthase alpha chain (PFAM: Lumazine binding domain~TIGRFAM: riboflavin synthase, alpha subunit~COGs: COG0307 Riboflavin synthase alpha chain~InterPro IPR001783~KEGG: cyc:PCC7424_0243 riboflavin synthase subunit alpha~PFAM: Lumazine-binding protein~PRIAM: Riboflavin synthase~SPTR: Similar to A3IMV7_9CHRO Riboflavin synthase subunit alpha;~TIGRFAM: riboflavin synthase, alpha subunit) — MFTGLIQATGKVKSLGNDLFAIAINRQNKEKITHDLELGDSVAVDGICLTVEKITSDGFIATASPETLQRTTLARSTENQKSVNLETSLRVGSKIGGHFVSGHVDGIGCLIESQQTQKAWEMTFSSPQTLKSEWKQYLAPYIVSKASIAVNGISLTIAQCDTDGDWFKVAVIPVTYADTNLAHLKIGDWVNLESDILGKYVDKLISHRLGTKSTESDITLDFLAHHGY, encoded by the coding sequence GTGTTTACAGGATTAATACAAGCCACAGGTAAGGTAAAATCTCTCGGTAATGATTTATTTGCGATCGCCATTAACCGACAAAATAAAGAGAAAATTACCCATGACCTAGAATTAGGAGATAGCGTCGCCGTTGATGGCATTTGTTTAACCGTAGAAAAAATTACCAGTGATGGCTTTATTGCCACTGCATCTCCAGAAACCTTACAGAGAACTACCTTAGCCAGAAGTACCGAAAATCAAAAATCTGTCAACCTAGAAACCTCCCTCAGAGTGGGTAGTAAAATCGGAGGACATTTTGTCAGTGGTCATGTGGACGGTATTGGTTGTTTAATAGAATCTCAACAAACCCAAAAAGCATGGGAAATGACCTTTTCTAGTCCCCAAACCCTCAAATCTGAGTGGAAACAATACCTTGCCCCTTACATCGTATCCAAAGCGAGTATAGCCGTTAATGGTATTAGCTTGACCATTGCTCAATGTGACACCGATGGTGATTGGTTTAAAGTGGCAGTAATTCCCGTTACCTATGCCGACACCAATTTAGCCCATCTCAAAATAGGTGATTGGGTAAACCTAGAAAGCGACATCTTAGGGAAATATGTTGATAAATTAATCAGTCATCGTCTTGGTACAAAATCCACTGAGTCAGACATTACCCTCGATTTTCTCGCTCACCATGGATATTAA
- a CDS encoding transposase, IS605 OrfB family (PFAM: Helix-turn-helix domain; Putative transposase DNA-binding domain; Probable transposase~TIGRFAM: transposase, IS605 OrfB family, central region~COGs: COG0675 Transposase and inactivated derivatives~InterPro IPR001959:IPR010095~KEGG: ava:Ava_B0285 IS891/IS1136/IS1341 transposase~PFAM: transposase IS891/IS1136/IS1341 family; transposase IS605 OrfB~SPTR: Transposase, IS891/IS1136/IS1341;~TIGRFAM: transposase, IS605 OrfB family) gives MLKVVKARLYPTNPQKESLAKAFGSCRWVWNRFLALTNETYKQTGKGLSRYDLQKQLPSLKKEYEWLTETYSQCLQVVCLNLSRSFINFFEKRASFPRFKSKHGKQSLSYPQNVKIKGDMIIFPKLGEIYAKIHRSIDGEIKTVTISKNKAEQYYASILFEDGKEQPLPNTEGKAIGLDMGIKDFCVASDGSKFDNPRWLEKHERNLKNKQQALSRKQKGSNNRNKARIKVAKVHNKISRTREDFHHKLSRRIVNENQVVICENLNIKGMVKNHCLAKSIQQVGWGQFQTMLKYKCEQEGKIYLEIDRFFPSSKTCNHCLNVVDSLLLDIRQWECPRCKTKHDRDINASCNIRDEGLRILSLGTSESASCPDVRPSKGGRKKATTRLSVGDEAHTINL, from the coding sequence ATGCTAAAAGTAGTCAAAGCAAGATTATATCCTACAAATCCACAGAAAGAATCGTTAGCTAAGGCTTTTGGTTCTTGCCGTTGGGTGTGGAATCGTTTTCTAGCTTTGACGAATGAAACATACAAGCAAACAGGTAAAGGGTTATCTCGTTATGACCTTCAAAAACAATTACCTTCTCTCAAGAAAGAATATGAATGGCTAACAGAAACGTACTCACAATGTTTGCAGGTTGTATGCCTGAATCTTAGTCGTTCTTTTATCAACTTTTTTGAGAAACGGGCTTCTTTTCCTAGATTCAAGTCTAAGCATGGTAAGCAATCTCTTAGCTATCCTCAAAATGTCAAAATCAAAGGAGATATGATTATTTTTCCGAAGTTAGGAGAAATTTATGCTAAGATTCATCGTTCTATAGATGGTGAAATCAAGACTGTAACTATCTCTAAAAATAAAGCGGAGCAGTATTATGCTTCTATTTTATTTGAAGATGGAAAAGAACAACCATTACCAAACACTGAAGGTAAAGCAATCGGATTGGATATGGGGATAAAAGATTTTTGTGTCGCCAGTGATGGTTCTAAGTTTGATAACCCTAGATGGTTAGAAAAACATGAACGCAACTTAAAAAATAAACAACAGGCTTTATCTCGTAAGCAAAAAGGGTCAAATAATCGTAATAAAGCTCGAATAAAAGTAGCTAAGGTTCATAATAAAATATCTCGCACTCGTGAGGATTTTCACCATAAACTATCACGCAGGATAGTAAACGAAAACCAAGTTGTAATATGTGAGAATCTCAACATCAAGGGCATGGTAAAGAATCATTGTCTAGCTAAGTCAATACAACAGGTAGGTTGGGGACAATTTCAGACAATGCTCAAGTATAAATGTGAACAAGAAGGTAAGATTTATCTTGAAATAGATAGATTTTTTCCTAGTTCCAAAACTTGTAATCATTGTTTGAATGTGGTTGATAGCTTACTCTTAGATATTAGACAATGGGAATGTCCAAGATGTAAAACTAAACACGATAGAGATATAAACGCATCATGCAATATCAGGGATGAAGGACTGCGAATATTGTCGTTAGGAACTAGCGAGTCAGCATCTTGCCCAGATGTAAGACCTAGTAAGGGTGGACGTAAGAAAGCCACTACTAGGCTATCTGTTGGAGATGAAGCCCACACCATAAATCTTTGA
- a CDS encoding hypothetical protein (PFAM: Protein of unknown function (DUF2805)~TIGRFAM: TIGR03643 family protein~InterPro IPR019882~KEGG: npu:Npun_F5374 hypothetical protein~SPTR: Putative uncharacterized protein) encodes MKLPNLSQEDIDRIVEMAWEDRTTFDAIELQFGLSEKQVIALMRKEMKDSSFRMWRKRVSGRSTKHRELPNTKIKDLWCGLHLQQIA; translated from the coding sequence ATGAAGTTACCAAATTTAAGTCAGGAAGATATTGATCGTATTGTGGAAATGGCATGGGAGGATAGGACGACTTTTGATGCCATTGAATTACAGTTTGGTTTATCGGAAAAGCAGGTAATTGCTTTGATGAGGAAGGAAATGAAAGATTCTAGTTTTAGAATGTGGCGTAAACGGGTTTCTGGTAGAAGTACAAAACATCGTGAACTACCCAACACCAAAATCAAAGATTTATGGTGTGGGCTTCATCTCCAACAGATAGCCTAG